The following is a genomic window from Shewanella avicenniae.
GATGTGGTTGATGAACATATTGCTCGCCTAAAAGATGAAGTGGTGCAACTGCAAGAAAAATTGGCAGATGCCCGCGCTCGTCAAAAGAGCATCATCATGCGCAAGCAGACAGCGACTTCTCGGTTAGAAGTGAAGAAGCAGTTGGACTCAAGCAAAATTGACACTGCGATGATGAAGTTTGAGCAATATGAGCGTCGCATCGAAAACATAGAAGCTGAAGTCGAAGCCTATGAGTTAGGCAGCAAGAAAAACAAATTGGATGATGAGTTTGCTGCGTTAAAAGCGGACGACGCTGTAAGTGACGAACTGGCGGCCTTGAAAGCAAAAATCAAAGGCACAGACAGCGCTGCTAACTAATTGACGTCGGGGAGGGAAGTATGGACTTTGAAATCTTAATGGTGCCGATCATTCTATTTATGGTGATTGTCGCGCCGATCTGGTTAGTCTTGCACTATCGCAGTAAGCGTCAGGTAAGTCAGGGGTTAACCGAAGAAGAGTTCAGTCTGCTCAATGAGCTAGTCGATAAAGCAGATAAAATGACTCAGCGAATTAGCACCCTCGAGTCAATCTTAGATGCTGAGTCGCCAGAGTGGAGACAACGCCATGAACGATAAACGTACACTGTATCGCAATCGCCGTGCTGGCAAGGTCGCTGGGGTATGTGCTGGGATTGCAGAATACTTTAATCTTGAAACCTGGTTAGTACGGGTTGCCGTTGTATCGATATTCTTGCTGGGCGGTTCTGGTGTGGTGTTCGTGGCGTATATCGCGTTGTGGATGATTCTGGACGAGAAGCCGCTCAATGCGACAAACGACACATCGGACTTAGCAGTCAAGAAAAAAGTATGGCAAGCGGGGGAACCTGCAAAACAAGCGCTACAGGATGTGAGTGCAAAGTTTCATACGCTAGAAAGCAGACTTAGAGCCATTGAAACCTATGTCACCTCAGATCAATATGAGCTAAAACGGCAAATCAATAATCTCTAATCCCAAGGGCAGCTCTGCTGCCCCTTTTTTCTGGAGAGTTATGGCAGACTTTAAGCAACGTTGGCATCAACTCGAACAAAAGGCCAAGGATATTGGCTACAGGACAACCGATCGCCACCTTCGCTTGGCGGTCACGGGGTTATCCGGCGCTGGTAAAACCGCATTTATCACCTCTTTGGTAGAAAAGTTATTAACCGCAGCAACCCAACCCCCCTATGGTGGTTTGCCACTATTTTCGGTGTGCATGGAACAGCGCTTTTATGGCGCGCAGCGAGCAAGACAGCCCGATCTGAATATTGCCAGTTTTGGCTACGATGCCGCGATGCAAGCTTTACGTGCGGAACTGCCCACTTGGCCAAAATCGACCACCAATATTAGTGAACTCAGACTGGCGATTGAGTACCAGCCGAAAGCCGGATTGCTGGCAACGCTCACCGATAAAGCTACCTTGCACCTTGATATTGTGGACTACCCCGGTGAATGGCTGCTGGATTTGCCGATGTTGCGCCAAAGCTTTTATGAGTGGAGTGAGCAACTACTTGCGCCTGACAGCCCTTTAAGCCACACCTCAGCTTACGCAAGTTTTATTGCCAACTTGAAAACATTAGATGCCAAGGTTGAGCCAGCCGACGAAACGCTCGCTGCGGTCGCGGATAGTTATCGATTGGTTTTAGAAGAGTTAGTCCATCAACAGGGTTTTTATCTGGCGCAACCTGGCAGAATGCTGTTGCCTGGAGATCTGCAAGGGACACCTTTGTTGGCGTTTTTCCCGTTGCCACGAGGATTTTGGCTGGATCATCAAGGACAAACCGTGGCATCGCCCTTGGTGAGCAGTTTAGAGAAGCGTTATCGAGCATATGTTAAGCAAGTGGTAAAGCCATTCTATCAACGTTATTTTGAAGACTTTGATCGGCAATTGGTGCTGGTGGATGTGTTAGGCGCGTTAAACCGTGGGCGCGCCCAGTTTGAAGATATGGCCAATGCGCTTAACGCTTTGAATCAGAGTTTCCGTTTTGGCAAAGGGGGCTTTTGGCAGCGGTTGTTTTCTCCCAAAATTGATCGTTTGGTATTTGCTGTCAGTAAAGTCGATCAAATTACCCGTGAACAGCAAGGCAATGCGTTATCGCTACTCAAGCACCTCTTACAACCGGGGTGGCAACACGCTGATGAAAGTGGTTGCCAAGTAGAAGCCATGGCCGTGAGTGCGATTAAAACGACGCGATACGGCGTGGTAAAAGATCGCGTTTTGGGTGAAGTCTCTGTGGTCAGCGGTACCGAACTTTCTGACGATAGGCCAACGCTGACCTTATTTCCCGGTGAGGTGCCCACTCAGTTGCCGGATGATCAATTTTGGCAGCAGCAAGGGTTTCAGTTCGTTAACTTCGCACCACCGCTCATGCCTGTGGATCAGCCGTTTGATCATATTCGATTAGATCACCTATTGGAATTCTTACTAGGAGATAAGCTGTCGTGAGTCAGAGCAGATCTCAACAATCCCCTAACGCAACCGACGCGCCAAAACTGCAACAGCGTAAAGTTTTTGAACAGGCAGATATTATTGAATGGCAGGAGTTAGCACAGCCAAACTCTGCGTTTACTGAACAAGTGGAACAGTTGCCGCAACAAGCATTAAAGCCAAGGCGCTTGTCTGGGTTAACTCGGCTTGCGTTAATTGCGTTGGCCGTTGGTATTGTGACTCAGCTGTTACTGACTTTAGTCAATGCCTGGCAACAAAGCCCTTGGTTATTTGGGCTTTATAGTGTTATTACCACGATCTTAGTCTGCTGGATGCTGGCGTTAGTTGCGAAAGAATGGCGTTATCTGCGGCAGCTGAAGCGAAATGATGACGGGCAACTGGTTGCTGAGCGGTTACGAGACAGTGTGCAGATGGGCGAGTCTGCTAAGTTTATTGAGCGCATTTTAGTCAGACTTCCACATCATGCGTCGACAAGCATTCATGCGCTTAAACAAAGTCTGAACCCTGACCAAAACGATGCGGAACAGCTGCGTTTGTTCGAAACTATCGTCCTTAGCGAACGAGATGCTGCTGCGCGGGCAATCGTGCGTAAGTATGCGTTGCAATCATCGCTGATTTTGGCGGTAAGTCCGTTTGCATTGCTGGATATGGCGCTGGTGCTATGGCGCAACCAAGCGATGATCAATGAAATTGCGGCCTGTTATGGTATTGAACTTGGCTATTGGAGCCGAATTCGGTTAATCCGCGGTATCTTCTGGAACATTGTGTACGCCGGAACGACCGAGTTAATGACGGATTTTGGCAGTCAAATGTTATCAATGGAGATGACTGGCAAACTGTCGACACGTTTGGCTCAAGGCTTAGGTGGTGGACTACTGACAGCAAGGCTGGGGTTACAAGCGATGCGCTTGTGTCGGCCGATGAAATTCACGCTTAAAAATGCGCCCAGTTTGACCAAGTTACATATGGAACTGTTGTCTGAGCTCAGAAGCCGCATGGGCAGTGCAAAAACACCAGAGCAAGAGAAAACAACAATTCACGATTAAGCGTTTGGTAATTTATTAAGTGCTTGTCTACACTTTTTGAGCGGGTCAGGGATAACGGAGTGCCGACCCGCACATAGACATGGAATTTAATGGAGAAACCACGATGAAAATTGCCAAATTAGGATTGTTTGCTGCTGCGTTAGTGTTTACCCCTGTTTCGTACTCTTTATTGGCGAATGAAGCGCCAACTCCAGCAGCGGAAGTTGCACCCGCCGCGTCAGCCCCCCAAGAACTGCAGACCATAAGCATTAACACAGCGTCGGTCGCTGAGTTACAGCTGATTAAGGGAGTGGGTAAAGCCAAAGCGGAAGCGATAATTGAATATCGAGAGACTCACGGTAAGTTTGAATCGATTGAGCAGTTGGCTAATGTGAAAGGCATAGGCAAAAAGCTCATTGAGAAAAACGCGGCAATTTTATCGCTTTAGAGCTGTTGCCGTTTAGGATAAAAGTCCGCCTCGGCGGACTTTTTGTTTATGTTGTGCACAGTTGACGATGGAATAACACTTTAACCTTGATCCGCCAAGCGGCTTAATAGATAATCCACGCCGTTGTTAGAGGTTGGCGCCTTTAGCAAATTCAATGGTGACCCCAGGGTCCCCCCGCAATGATAGCTTGTGAACCCGGCCAGGCCCGGAAGGGAGCAACCGTAGCAAGTGACTCATGTGCCGGGGTGTGGCTCTGGGGGAACCTCCAATCTCGAGAAGTTCCCATCAGTTTAATCATCTTGGTTTGCAGTTAAGCGACTTTTTAAGAATGCTCGTGCTTTTTCGAGTGCTTCGTAAATTTCATTGCGCACGGCTTGTTGTTCATTCAGATCAAAATAAAAATAGGTATCAACTAAGTGGTGTACGTAACGTACCGGTAGTTGGTTTAGCGTGACACATGCTAAGTCTGCCACATAATCTTCCGGAAGTTCGTCAAGCAATCCCTCTTCAGACATGATTTCTACTAACATCACTTCGTAGTAATTACGGATATCCAGCTGCATTCCCTATTCTCCTGTTAACAGAACAACTCTGTTGCCGCGATATACAATTGGCTGTGTCTATTTACCAAGTGTAGCGTGTCGCGGCAATATCCGCCGCCAGCAACGCAAACAATTGGAATCTCTGCACGTTTTGCTATACCAAGCACTAATTGTTCGCGTTGTAATAGTCCGTGATCAGAAAGATTAATTAGCCCTAATTCGTCGCCTTGATGCACATCAACGCCAGCATCAAACATGAGTAAATCTGGCTGATAAGTATTCAGTAATAACGGCAATATGTCTGCGATAAGCTTAAGATATTCTGCATCAGCTGTACCTTTTGCAAAGGTTAAATCGTGATGAGAATGGGCTTTTCTCGCAGGGAAATTTTTGTCGCAATGCAACGAGCAACTGATGATGTCCTCTCGCTCAGCGGTGAGGGTTGCCGTACCATCGCCTTGGTGAACATCGCAATCAAAAATGAGGATCTTACGGGCGCTATTGTTGAGGATGAGTTGCCGAGCTGCAATCACTAAATCGTTGAAGATACAGAAACCACTGCCAAAGTCGGCGTGTGCATGATGGTAACCGCCACTGATTTGAATGGCGATGCCATGCTGTAACGCTAATTCTGCGCCAAGGAGTGTGCCCGCAACAGAGTGTAATGTCCTTTCAACCAAGGCGTTAGACCATGGAAAGCCAATGCGTTTTAGGCGTTTTTCATCCAGCGTGCCGTTAATAAAACCATCAACATATGCCGCGTTATGGACTTGCTTGATGAGGTCAATATCGATGGCGTTCGGTATGTGCAAAGCACAATGCTTACCAAATTGACTCTGTTGCAGCCAATCAAACAGCATGCGGTATTTTTGTATCGGAAAGCGATGCTGAGGCGGTAACGCCAGCTGTGAATAGCTGGCGTGATAGATAACCGGAATTGTCACAACTTATAGTTGTTTAATCGCCCAACTCATAAACTCTTTGCGGGTTTTTTCATCCGCTTGTTGCCACCAATATTGCAGCATTTGTTCGGCTTGAGTGGGTTGTGTTGTTGCTGAAGGCTGTGCAGTAGTAGCAACAGGTGCTGCTGTCATGGCTTCAACAGCGGTAGGTTGAGCGGCGAGCGGTTGTGGAATAGGTTTCCCCGCAGTAACTGCTGCCGCAACTGTGTCCACATCTGGACCTTTTGAGCCGCCGTTAAACAGTTTGCCAATAAATGAACTTTCTTGGATATCGGTTTGTTGGACCGAGTAATCCACTGCCGCGCCGTTTTGTTGGCTAATCACAATTTTAGGTGACTTAGCGAATGCCGGTGAGTCGATGATTTTTTGTGCAGGCGCTAATTCATAATTAGCCGATTCATCAACATTAATGGTAATGATAAATGGTGATGATTTGACAAAGTTAGGGCTTTCAGAAAGTGGGTCGTCATAGACATCGTTATAGCGGATAGCCAGCTTGTGTGTGCCACCGCTTAAGGTGATTTCCGCTTTGTGAGTGAAGTGGTTAGTTTCAATCTGAGTGCCGTCCAACGCGAGGTATTCAAATGACATAGGAATTTTAAAATTCGCGGCGAATGCTGAGGATGAACAAATCAGCGCAAACAGGGCTGAAACGGTCATTAAAGGTTTCATCGTTGCTCCTTAACAATTAGGAATGTTTATTTGGACGCTCGAATAATTGAATACGATCTTCAATATAATTAATTGCTTGTCTGCATTTCCCCAAACGCTTATGCATGGCAAGCAGGTCATTCTGAATAGCAATTTTTTCAGTAATGTGACAGATGTCAAGCTGAGCTTGCAATTGCTCAATCTTAAATTGGATTTTCTTCTCCCAGTTAAGATGCTTGTTTAGCTCCTCGTAGAGCTGGTGGCTATTGCGCATCACCCCTGCGGCAATCCACTCAAAACCTGACTCCTGATGGCGCTGCTGTAGTTTACGCTCATATACCACTTTCTTACTGTTTTTATTTTGCTGTTGCGCTTTTAAATCGATTGCGGTGGTGGCAATTGCCCGTTTCAATGCGACAAAGCGGTCGGCGATGCGTTCACAACTAGCTTGTAACACTAACGGTGATATGCCAGCCGCTAACTGCCTTTCAAGCTGTTGGATACTGGACTCTAACTGGATTATACAAGGATGCAATTTGCCGCCACTTTGATGAAACAGTGTTTGCTCAAAACGTTCCAAATGTTCTAACAGCCGCAAATCTTTCGCAGACTGAGCGTTATCGTGTTGCAGAACCTCTTGTTCTAACTGCTTCAACTGCTGCCTAAGTTTTTGAAGGAGTTGCGCTGTATTCATACCCAAGCGTTCCAACTAAGGTGAATGGCAATTGCGATAACGATAGTGATAAACAGCGGCCTGATAAAGGGTAGGCCAAAGCGAATCGCGGAGTGGGCGCCAATGTAAGAGCCCAACATCATTGATGCGCCAAGCAACAAGCCTACGCTAATATCAACTTTGCCGTGATAAAAGAAAATGGCCAGTGCCACTAAATTACTGACAAAGGTCATTGCCCGCGATAACGCACAGCTTTGTAAAAAAGACAGTTTATAAAAGACGCGGCTGGTGACAATCCACATTGAGCCTATCCCTGGGCCTGCAAAACCATCGTAGCCACCGAGTAACAGTCCTTGCGCAATCTGCCGTTTTTTGCGGGGTTGATATTTGGGGGGATGAAATTCGCCGTGGAGTACTTTTTTGAATATTAAACTGTAAATCGCCACTAAAATCACAATGATGGGCAGGATTTTTTCGAGCAAATCACCATCCACCAGATACACCAGCATACTGCCAAAAATCGCGC
Proteins encoded in this region:
- a CDS encoding late competence development ComFB family protein, translated to MQLDIRNYYEVMLVEIMSEEGLLDELPEDYVADLACVTLNQLPVRYVHHLVDTYFYFDLNEQQAVRNEIYEALEKARAFLKSRLTANQDD
- a CDS encoding histone deacetylase family protein — its product is MTIPVIYHASYSQLALPPQHRFPIQKYRMLFDWLQQSQFGKHCALHIPNAIDIDLIKQVHNAAYVDGFINGTLDEKRLKRIGFPWSNALVERTLHSVAGTLLGAELALQHGIAIQISGGYHHAHADFGSGFCIFNDLVIAARQLILNNSARKILIFDCDVHQGDGTATLTAEREDIISCSLHCDKNFPARKAHSHHDLTFAKGTADAEYLKLIADILPLLLNTYQPDLLMFDAGVDVHQGDELGLINLSDHGLLQREQLVLGIAKRAEIPIVCVAGGGYCRDTLHLVNRHSQLYIAATELFC
- a CDS encoding DUF2057 domain-containing protein produces the protein MKPLMTVSALFALICSSSAFAANFKIPMSFEYLALDGTQIETNHFTHKAEITLSGGTHKLAIRYNDVYDDPLSESPNFVKSSPFIITINVDESANYELAPAQKIIDSPAFAKSPKIVISQQNGAAVDYSVQQTDIQESSFIGKLFNGGSKGPDVDTVAAAVTAGKPIPQPLAAQPTAVEAMTAAPVATTAQPSATTQPTQAEQMLQYWWQQADEKTRKEFMSWAIKQL
- a CDS encoding TIGR01620 family protein translates to MSQSRSQQSPNATDAPKLQQRKVFEQADIIEWQELAQPNSAFTEQVEQLPQQALKPRRLSGLTRLALIALAVGIVTQLLLTLVNAWQQSPWLFGLYSVITTILVCWMLALVAKEWRYLRQLKRNDDGQLVAERLRDSVQMGESAKFIERILVRLPHHASTSIHALKQSLNPDQNDAEQLRLFETIVLSERDAAARAIVRKYALQSSLILAVSPFALLDMALVLWRNQAMINEIAACYGIELGYWSRIRLIRGIFWNIVYAGTTELMTDFGSQMLSMEMTGKLSTRLAQGLGGGLLTARLGLQAMRLCRPMKFTLKNAPSLTKLHMELLSELRSRMGSAKTPEQEKTTIHD
- the pspA gene encoding phage shock protein PspA — its product is MGIFTRFADIINSNISALLDKAEDPEKMVRLIIQEMEDTLVEVRSTSAKVLAEKKDLLRRIGKLEEQVADWQAKAELALTKDREDLAKAALIEKQKISATVDTLTKELDVVDEHIARLKDEVVQLQEKLADARARQKSIIMRKQTATSRLEVKKQLDSSKIDTAMMKFEQYERRIENIEAEVEAYELGSKKNKLDDEFAALKADDAVSDELAALKAKIKGTDSAAN
- the pspB gene encoding envelope stress response membrane protein PspB, with protein sequence MDFEILMVPIILFMVIVAPIWLVLHYRSKRQVSQGLTEEEFSLLNELVDKADKMTQRISTLESILDAESPEWRQRHER
- a CDS encoding sulfite exporter TauE/SafE family protein, whose product is MEILSSTINWFLLIGAGVFAGFIDAIVGGGGLLSIPALLSVGMPAHLSLGTNKLASSMSSSTAAYTYYKKHLLDPRLWKTCFIATAVGAIFGSMLVYLVDGDLLEKILPIIVILVAIYSLIFKKVLHGEFHPPKYQPRKKRQIAQGLLLGGYDGFAGPGIGSMWIVTSRVFYKLSFLQSCALSRAMTFVSNLVALAIFFYHGKVDISVGLLLGASMMLGSYIGAHSAIRFGLPFIRPLFITIVIAIAIHLSWNAWV
- a CDS encoding YcjX family GTP-binding protein, coding for MADFKQRWHQLEQKAKDIGYRTTDRHLRLAVTGLSGAGKTAFITSLVEKLLTAATQPPYGGLPLFSVCMEQRFYGAQRARQPDLNIASFGYDAAMQALRAELPTWPKSTTNISELRLAIEYQPKAGLLATLTDKATLHLDIVDYPGEWLLDLPMLRQSFYEWSEQLLAPDSPLSHTSAYASFIANLKTLDAKVEPADETLAAVADSYRLVLEELVHQQGFYLAQPGRMLLPGDLQGTPLLAFFPLPRGFWLDHQGQTVASPLVSSLEKRYRAYVKQVVKPFYQRYFEDFDRQLVLVDVLGALNRGRAQFEDMANALNALNQSFRFGKGGFWQRLFSPKIDRLVFAVSKVDQITREQQGNALSLLKHLLQPGWQHADESGCQVEAMAVSAIKTTRYGVVKDRVLGEVSVVSGTELSDDRPTLTLFPGEVPTQLPDDQFWQQQGFQFVNFAPPLMPVDQPFDHIRLDHLLEFLLGDKLS
- the pspC gene encoding envelope stress response membrane protein PspC, with protein sequence MNDKRTLYRNRRAGKVAGVCAGIAEYFNLETWLVRVAVVSIFLLGGSGVVFVAYIALWMILDEKPLNATNDTSDLAVKKKVWQAGEPAKQALQDVSAKFHTLESRLRAIETYVTSDQYELKRQINNL
- a CDS encoding primosomal replication protein; the encoded protein is MNTAQLLQKLRQQLKQLEQEVLQHDNAQSAKDLRLLEHLERFEQTLFHQSGGKLHPCIIQLESSIQQLERQLAAGISPLVLQASCERIADRFVALKRAIATTAIDLKAQQQNKNSKKVVYERKLQQRHQESGFEWIAAGVMRNSHQLYEELNKHLNWEKKIQFKIEQLQAQLDICHITEKIAIQNDLLAMHKRLGKCRQAINYIEDRIQLFERPNKHS
- a CDS encoding ComEA family DNA-binding protein, yielding MKIAKLGLFAAALVFTPVSYSLLANEAPTPAAEVAPAASAPQELQTISINTASVAELQLIKGVGKAKAEAIIEYRETHGKFESIEQLANVKGIGKKLIEKNAAILSL